A part of Brassica rapa cultivar Chiifu-401-42 chromosome A05, CAAS_Brap_v3.01, whole genome shotgun sequence genomic DNA contains:
- the LOC103870620 gene encoding serine carboxypeptidase-like 27 isoform X2, translated as MGYSHLLLLSLLLAVSSSFVSSSTYVEEQKRDRITQLPGQPSNVDFRQYSGYVTVNEQRGRALFYWLVESPTTRDPKSRPLVLWLNGGPGCSSVAYGATEEVGPFRVGSDGKTLYNKLYAWNKLANLLFLESPAGVGFSYTNSTSDLYTTGDQRTAEDSYRFLVNWFERFPQYKHRDFYIVGESYAGHFVPQLSKLVHERNKGFKNPSINLKDDYHDYIGTFEYWWNHGLISDSTYHQLKTACYSVSSQHPSLQCMEALRSAELEQGNIDPYSIFTKPCNNTVQLKSFLKGRYPWMSRAYDPCTERYSNVYFNRVEVQKALHANVTRLSYPWKSCSDIVGNYWTDSPVSMLPIYRELIAAGLKIWVFSGDTDAVVPITATRYSIDALKLATITNWYPWYDHGKVGGWSQVYKGLTLVTVTGAGHEVPLHRPRQAFIIFRSFLENKPMPMS; from the exons ATGGGTTACTCTCATCTTCTTCTACTCTCTCTCTTACTCGCAGTTTCTTcaagttttgtctcttcttccACATACGTAGAAGAACAAAAGAGAGACAGGATCACTCAGTTACCTGGACAGCCTAGTAACGTCGATTTCAGACAGTACTCAGGTTACGTCACCGTGAACGAACAACGTGGAAGAGCTTTGTTCTACTGGCTGGTCGAGTCCCCAACGACCCGTGACCCGAAGTCTCGACCTTTGGTCCTGTGGCTCAATGGAGGTCCAGGTTGTTCCTCTGTTGCTTATGGTGCTACTGAAGAAGTTGGTCCTTTTCGTGTTGGGTCTGATGGGAAAACTCTATATAACAAACTCTATGCTTGGAACAAAT TGGCGAACTTGCTCTTCTTGGAGTCTCCAGCTGGAGTTGGTTTCTCATATACAAACTCAACTTCAGATCTTTACACAACCGGTGATCAGAGAACTG CTGAAGATTCCTATAGATTTCTTGTCAACTGGTTTGAGAGGTTTCCACAATACAAACACAGAGACTTTTACATTGTTGGAGAAAGCTATGCAGGTCATTTTGTTCCTCAGCTGTCCAAACTTGTCCATGAAAGAAACAAAGGCTTCAAGAACCCTTCTATAAACCTCAAAG ATGACTATCATGATTACATAGGAACATTTGAGTATTGGTGGAATCATGGTCTCATCTCTGATTCCACTTATCACCAGCTAAAGACAGCCTGCTACTCAGTATCCTCCCAGCATCCTTCTTTACAGTGTATGGAAGCTTTGAGAAGTGCTGAACTAGAGCAAGGCAATATCGATCCGTACAGCATTTTTACAAAACCTTGCAATAATACTGTACAACTCAAGAGCTTCTTGAAGGGTCGCTAT CCATGGATGTCAAGAGCTTATGATCCTTGTACAGAGAGGTATTCTAATGTTTACTTTAACCGGGTCGAAGTTCAGAAGGCTCTACATGCTAATGTCACTCGCTTATCTTACCCTTGGAAGTCATGCAG TGATATTGTAGGAAACTATTGGACAGATTCTCCTGTTTCTATGCTACCAATATACAGAGAATTGATTGCTGCAGGTCTCAAAATATGGGTCTTCAG TGGAGATACAGATGCGGTGGTTCCTATAACTGCAACTAGATACTCTATAGATGCACTGAAGCTGGCAACCATCACAAACTGGTACCCTTGGTATGATCATGGCAAG GTTGGTGGATGGAGTCAAGTGTACAAAGGACTTACATTAGTGACAGTGACAGGAGCTGGTCATGAAGTGCCTCTACATCGTCCTCGTCAAGCCTTTATAATTTTCAGATCATTCTTAGAGAACAAACCTATGCCAATGTCTTGA
- the LOC103870619 gene encoding glycine-rich RNA-binding protein 4, mitochondrial, producing the protein MRYGIEMLVRRVIAIPQHSIPSSFHVLPHFCSSSSASPSSKLFIGGLSYSVDEQSLKEAFSSFGKVEEVRIAYDKGSGRSRGFGFVDFAEKDDALSAKHAMDGKGLFGRPLRIGFALQKVRGGPVVVQRFGKPNSDREKKVFK; encoded by the exons ATGAGGTATGGTATTGAGATGCTTGTGAGACGAGTTATAGCGATACCTCAACATTCGATTCCTTCTAGCTTCCATGTTCTTCCTCATTTTTGCTCATCTTCTTCTGCTTCGCCTAGTTCCAAGCTGTTCATTGGAG GGTTATCTTACTCTGTGGACGAACAATCTCTCAAAGAAGCTTTCTCTTCCTTTGGGAAGGTCGAAGAAG TTAGGATTGCTTACGACAAGGGAAGTGGGAGGTCAAGAGGGTTCGGTTTTGTTGATTTTGCAGAGAAAGACGATGCTCTTTCTGCAAAACACGCCATGGATGGAAAG GGATTATTTGGTCGGCCATTGAGGATAGGTTTTGCACTTCAGAAGGTGCGTGGTGGTCCTGTGGTTGTTCAACGTTTTGGGAAACCTAATAGCGACAGAGAGAAGAAGGTCTTCAAGTGA
- the LOC103870620 gene encoding serine carboxypeptidase-like 27 isoform X1, protein MGYSHLLLLSLLLAVSSSFVSSSTYVEEQKRDRITQLPGQPSNVDFRQYSGYVTVNEQRGRALFYWLVESPTTRDPKSRPLVLWLNGGPGCSSVAYGATEEVGPFRVGSDGKTLYNKLYAWNKLANLLFLESPAGVGFSYTNSTSDLYTTGDQRTAEDSYRFLVNWFERFPQYKHRDFYIVGESYAGHFVPQLSKLVHERNKGFKNPSINLKGFMVGNAVTDDYHDYIGTFEYWWNHGLISDSTYHQLKTACYSVSSQHPSLQCMEALRSAELEQGNIDPYSIFTKPCNNTVQLKSFLKGRYPWMSRAYDPCTERYSNVYFNRVEVQKALHANVTRLSYPWKSCSDIVGNYWTDSPVSMLPIYRELIAAGLKIWVFSGDTDAVVPITATRYSIDALKLATITNWYPWYDHGKVGGWSQVYKGLTLVTVTGAGHEVPLHRPRQAFIIFRSFLENKPMPMS, encoded by the exons ATGGGTTACTCTCATCTTCTTCTACTCTCTCTCTTACTCGCAGTTTCTTcaagttttgtctcttcttccACATACGTAGAAGAACAAAAGAGAGACAGGATCACTCAGTTACCTGGACAGCCTAGTAACGTCGATTTCAGACAGTACTCAGGTTACGTCACCGTGAACGAACAACGTGGAAGAGCTTTGTTCTACTGGCTGGTCGAGTCCCCAACGACCCGTGACCCGAAGTCTCGACCTTTGGTCCTGTGGCTCAATGGAGGTCCAGGTTGTTCCTCTGTTGCTTATGGTGCTACTGAAGAAGTTGGTCCTTTTCGTGTTGGGTCTGATGGGAAAACTCTATATAACAAACTCTATGCTTGGAACAAAT TGGCGAACTTGCTCTTCTTGGAGTCTCCAGCTGGAGTTGGTTTCTCATATACAAACTCAACTTCAGATCTTTACACAACCGGTGATCAGAGAACTG CTGAAGATTCCTATAGATTTCTTGTCAACTGGTTTGAGAGGTTTCCACAATACAAACACAGAGACTTTTACATTGTTGGAGAAAGCTATGCAGGTCATTTTGTTCCTCAGCTGTCCAAACTTGTCCATGAAAGAAACAAAGGCTTCAAGAACCCTTCTATAAACCTCAAAGGTTTTATG GTGGGAAATGCTGTTACAGATGACTATCATGATTACATAGGAACATTTGAGTATTGGTGGAATCATGGTCTCATCTCTGATTCCACTTATCACCAGCTAAAGACAGCCTGCTACTCAGTATCCTCCCAGCATCCTTCTTTACAGTGTATGGAAGCTTTGAGAAGTGCTGAACTAGAGCAAGGCAATATCGATCCGTACAGCATTTTTACAAAACCTTGCAATAATACTGTACAACTCAAGAGCTTCTTGAAGGGTCGCTAT CCATGGATGTCAAGAGCTTATGATCCTTGTACAGAGAGGTATTCTAATGTTTACTTTAACCGGGTCGAAGTTCAGAAGGCTCTACATGCTAATGTCACTCGCTTATCTTACCCTTGGAAGTCATGCAG TGATATTGTAGGAAACTATTGGACAGATTCTCCTGTTTCTATGCTACCAATATACAGAGAATTGATTGCTGCAGGTCTCAAAATATGGGTCTTCAG TGGAGATACAGATGCGGTGGTTCCTATAACTGCAACTAGATACTCTATAGATGCACTGAAGCTGGCAACCATCACAAACTGGTACCCTTGGTATGATCATGGCAAG GTTGGTGGATGGAGTCAAGTGTACAAAGGACTTACATTAGTGACAGTGACAGGAGCTGGTCATGAAGTGCCTCTACATCGTCCTCGTCAAGCCTTTATAATTTTCAGATCATTCTTAGAGAACAAACCTATGCCAATGTCTTGA